In the genome of bacterium, the window GGCGGCGACGGCGTCGCGAAGCGTGAACTGGAGGAGCCGGTACATCGCCACGGGCACGTTCTGGCCGAGGTTGGGACGCCCCGCCGCGATGTCGCCGAGGTGCTCCCACGCGAAGCCTCGCGCCGCGTCGCCGGTGTCAGCCATCCTGCCCCTCCGCCGCCGGGTAACCGGGAAGAACCCTTCACTCCGTACGGTAAGTCCGCACTCTGGTGGCGTCAAGACGAGGAGGCGCTTCGCTTGTCGACCCTGATGATCCGGGCGACGTTTGCCACCGAATCCCTCGGGAAGCCGGTCGATCTGTCTTTTCGGCTTGTCCTATTCCACGCTGATTGCAGCTTCGAAGATGTCGGCGGGCGGTTCGTTTCTCAGCCATGGACGCCGATAGACCAATCGCAGACTGTCTTCCCCCTCTTGAAGTGCTTTGAACGTATAGGTTCGTGTTCCTCCACCGCCGACATGAACGCTGTCCTGGACAGCATGACCGCCGTCCAGGACATAGTCCTCGCCCACCTGCACGAGAATTGACTCGGCGCGGGACTCGAATTCCCAACCATAGCCCGTGGTGCCGTTTTCGCGGAGCGAGAGTCGCAGGGTGTCGCCTCTACGAAGCGTGAACCTTCCACCCGAATCGGCGTCGGTCAGCTCCAGAGAGGCATCGATGCCGTTTGCCGACGACCCACAAGCGGGAACAGACATGAGGATGATCAGCAGGAAGCACATCACGAAAGGATTCTTCTTCACGTGCCCTCCACGGCGACATCGTGAGCAGCGTGCCACGCCTCGCGCGCCAGCTCCTCCGGCGCCGTGACGCGGGGCGGGGCCTTAAGCCCGGGGGCCGCCCGCCGACAGGCGCCGGGTGAGCACGACCTCGTTGATCTTGCGTGCGCCGACCTGCACCGAGCGCCGCTGGCAGGGCTCCTCGTGGAACCGCGCGTTGCGGAAGAGGTGCAGCGAGCGGTCGTTGGCCGTGAAGATGTCCGCCTCGATGCGCTTGAAGCCGTGCGCCACCGCCCAGCGCACCGCGTAGCGCAGCATCGTCGAGCCGATGCCATGGCCGCGCCACTCCGGCACGAGGTGCACCCCCGCCGCGGCGGCGTCGCCCTTCGCGGCGCACAGGGGCATGTCCAGCAGGGCGAGCACCCCAACCACCTTGCCAGCCACGACGGCGACCAGGAAGAGGTTGCGGCTGCGATCGAGCTTCTCGAGATAGGCGCGCTCGGCGGCGGCGTCCTTGCCGTAGATCTCCATCAGCACGTAGCTGCGCTCATCGGAGCGCGACCGGACGGCGGCGATGATGCCCGCCGCGTCCTC includes:
- a CDS encoding GNAT family N-acetyltransferase; the encoded protein is MREILSYRLPDATQVTLRPAGPEDAAGIIAAVRSRSDERSYVLMEIYGKDAAAERAYLEKLDRSRNLFLVAVVAGKVVGVLALLDMPLCAAKGDAAAAGVHLVPEWRGHGIGSTMLRYAVRWAVAHGFKRIEADIFTANDRSLHLFRNARFHEEPCQRRSVQVGARKINEVVLTRRLSAGGPRA
- a CDS encoding protease inhibitor I42 family protein — translated: MKKNPFVMCFLLIILMSVPACGSSANGIDASLELTDADSGGRFTLRRGDTLRLSLRENGTTGYGWEFESRAESILVQVGEDYVLDGGHAVQDSVHVGGGGTRTYTFKALQEGEDSLRLVYRRPWLRNEPPADIFEAAISVE